The Rosa rugosa chromosome 1, drRosRugo1.1, whole genome shotgun sequence genomic sequence CGATTGCTGGAAGGCGGTGTGCGCCCCTGCTATGAACTTTGGGTTAAGAGTTTGAAGGTGAAGATGATCAAGGAAACAACGAATATGCTAAAAATTTACCTCTGGAGGATGCTCGCGAATTACAATTCCAGACTGAACCAAgcgtggggctcgcgcgggtcgcggagccggttcagCCGATGGAGGTCTTTCCTCATTTTCATGGAAGCGAGCAAGTTCTTCAGTATCAGCATCGTAAGGATATCTCAGTTCTTCGAAGATGGccgcgaagagttcgtcatctcTTTGCCTCCAGCTGTTAACAGAGACTtccttccaccattgatcataTTCTTCAGCGGTCCCATCTATGGGAACGATATTAGCCGCCCAGTCAGGGAGATCGACCAGTGCAAGCATGCTTTGTTCGGGCGGAGGTCCAGTTAAGGGGCCAATACGGCGCCAAGAAGTGTTGTAgttccaggcatcatagaggGGAAATGGCACCAATTGGACGAGACCAAACTGGCGAGCAAAGTGATTGGGAGCATAAAGCTCATAGGTGAGTTCGTCAACAGCGAGCCTGATAtctgaacaagagatcgcgcggcgaaaagccaagcgcgcgcgatcgctATAACCAGGTGCCCCAGGAAGGAACCCATTTTCAAGAGGAGCGGGGAATCTCCTATTAAGTATTAAATCGCAATAGGGCATTTCATGCAGGAGGTACAAGTATGAGAAGCACTCAGAATATGGTGGAGATATGTACCTCGCCTCGCGACAAAACCATTGACCAAGAAGGGCATTAGTTGGTGGTAGCAGAGAAATGTCGTCGCGGCGGAAGAATGAGAAGTAggtttgaatccagaaatcaagaatccaaaaagggccagaaatgctagtctcaaaaggatgcattgtggcttggTATAAAGTGCGgtagagggcacccagcactggttgtcctaaccccacgcggcggccgttgtagagggtcGTTGCTAGAAGAGTCCAAGCGCCAGTGGGCTTGCAAGCAGAGGTACAAAAAATGAACTTGTAGAGCCAGTACTCCAGGAAAGCAATACCACCAGTCGCATTGCGCTCCTTGCGATAGTGGGTCACCCACCACGGATAGGAGCTGCTATGAGCGCTCCGGCCAGTTTGGGCCATGGTTGATGCAAAGGTATCAgaatcgaattggccatgcaggtagggctcgccatcgatgagcaatccagtaatggtgaggatatccaacaatgttatactcatttggccaaatcgaaaatcaaaggtgttggtggcagtatgccaaaagcaaagaaaggcagcgagtggtgagCGATTTCCACCGCGAAgaaggcgaaagcataaatcgatggtgtgggtaatacctgccctgtcccagcgagccaaatctcgtgctCTTACTTCACGATACCAGGAGAGCTCCTATGGGCTGATTTtggatggccaatgccctatttttgctcgATGATTATGCGCACCCCAACTCCTGAAATTTGCAGTGGTCCTCCGGAGGATTTGAGTAGGTCGACGAATGGGCAGGCTGTAGAGGACGATGGCATCGTCGGGAATGGAGTCTCGCGGTGTCGGACCCAGTCCGGCGTTATGATTTGAAAGCCTAAGAAGCAAAGGTCTCTGGACGGAGGTATGAGCGCGACAGCGGGCACCAATTTTGACTCCCCAGGTGCGAGCAATGCcatcagtgagttcttcttcctGATCGATGATTACTTTCTTTGGCggggccatttctgggtttctgcaaaGTGGGTATGGAGCGAGagtttttctgggtttaagagactggaagggtttctgatgtgacaggcctagagtggctgcggtatttaaataaaagattttgtgagggaaacgatgcgacgaaaagatgttttgccaagcgaatagacgcaaccttcattaattgcatcgtttcgatcatcagacgtgtcgttttagtccccttcaatcaatTACACATAtgggcctgatatcggggcctgggggcaatgtttgagcccaaaagtaattttggtaagatcctttagtggatttagcatagcgggccgatacctgcggtcCAAAAAaaagcctactcgggtttgggttacagcttcacccattccgtgatccatgaggaaaacgaaaccttattggagtcgggtagcgaggactgaataggaaacttcaatcaatatcccttctataacaaggaacagtcgaaaccctaggtatatataccaggtttcaaggacaaacgaagacctctctcaaatcaatcaatcctagcgattacaaagcctccccggagcaaaccttcaacctcgttgaaacccggtgaccgtgcgccagtcccagtctctccaagagccgactgtcagcatcaccagaccaacccggcgaccgtacttccagtcccagtctccccaggagccgactgcgagcgcaaccgccactgttactaccagcgaagcaagggtaacgcccttgcaacccagcgaagctaaagtcacgctttagcgcaacccgtgctttctccaaacttcccagtgattgctctgcttagtctgcaatactaagtatcgattcggtgacgcgaagagatcacatccaaagtccttatccgtaaggcagaaagtccttatccgtaaggctagagaagaaccttgtggcgaggttggtgctctcctcgtccacaaacgcttgaagaagaagtcaggtcaagggactaccccgacgactgcaccccacggtgctggcacgcctgcacacacgctcaaaagagacagtttgcgagccaactggtttttgcgccaaacattGCCAACTAAGCAACTTAAATTGCTACCCTTGTAGTCTTCTAATGTAGCAAAGGTCACAAAGTAGTGAATTGTCTATTGTTAGTCggtattcttttcttttctagctgCTATAACTTATGGCACGTACTTAACTTAGAATGAAAAAACTCGTAAATCAATGTTTAAACCAATAAGGGAGAGAAGAAATTGATACAAGAATAAACGATTCTCTTTAACATGTATACTCACCAAGTCACCATATTGATGGGAATAATATCACAAATTTTCTTGCAAACATATGCtatttgtattagaaattcatTCGGAATCGAGACATAAGAGTTAAATCAAATTCATCAGTCGACCTCGACTAACTGTCATTAAAGAAAGAATAAAACTTTAAAGCATGGTACTTTGCGCACAACTGCACAAGTGCATAAGCATcgacttaaaaacaaaaaaaacccaattgagtcgttttttttttttttttttgagtctaGCAGTGCATAAAAAGGGCATACTAACTTGGAGCATATCATTCTAGAAATGGATGCACACGTAGTGATCAATGAACTAAATGGTGACATCCTAGATTGGTCAATTGAAGGCCTTTTAGTAGAAGAAGTGAGGACACTTTTCCACTTCTTCCAATCAGTTATTTGTATTTATATTTCTAGGAAATGTAATAGGGCAGCGCATTGTTTAGCTAAGAATGCACTTAATTATGTATCCTGCATTTCAAGTTTGATTGAGGATGGGCCACAATGGCTATCCGATGTATTTATAGCTGATGTAAACATCCCAATTTGCATTAACtacgcttttttttttctaaaaaaaaaaaaaaaaacttggagcaagagaattgattttgttttgctAAGGTTATGGCTAATTTGGTATTTACTCTTGATATTATGTGCGTgccatttgattttttttgtagtaaataaaaaatgaaaaataaaataaactacaacaaaataaaagattttCTAAAAAATAATAGTAAGTATAATTTTGGTAGATAAAATGCATTACGATAAAATTACCTAATACCCTTGTACATGTATTCAGAGAATTCGGGTATTGCAAACCCCATCCATCTGGATCGTTGGAAACTTGGAATCACTTCCCTAATTCTCATGCCCTTTTCATGTCAGTAAACATGTCATTTCCAAGTTTCTAGCTTTTGTTAATCGATCGTGTGTTTGTGTTTGCACCCTATTTTTTTgcctaaatttttttaatactgGTAAACAAAATATTGTATTTCAAAATTGAACTTTATTAATTACAAGTGCTAGCTGGTAAGGTGTTTGAACTAACTAATTCTACATATATGTGAAAAACTTACTATCAATCTCCAAGCATGTATTGAATTTGTTGAGATAATGACATCCAAAATCTCAAGATTTAGTGATTTACTACCAATTCTAACTTGCAGTATTATCTCTGCCTACTCTTGTATAGATTCGCACTACTAAACTAAAAATTTCATGTCTATACCCCATCTATATTTCTGTCACCTATATTGTTGAATTCAGCTCTTCTTTCACTCTGTTTGGCCAAAATTTTGAGGGTGAATCTGCAAAAACACACATAAGGCAATATCTGTCAACCATACTACCTTGTCTAAAACAATAACCATAAACTAAAATTGCTTTAATCCATTAGGCTTAGGTACTCCTCAAGTATCTTCTGATATTTTACCTGACCACGTTTGTCTTCACTGAAGCTAGCTCTGATTTTCAGCTCCCCTCTGCTGGTTGTTAACTCATCTAATATCTCAGCATCACACATCTCCACTTCACCTTCTTCGATTGCAGTTTCCAATTCCTAATAAAGAGCACAATACATTTGTTAGGATTGAATTAATAGGACAAAGTTGAGGAAAGGAAGATCATGGTGATGATGAGACTTGTGTCCATAAGAAAGTACTCAAAGGCTAAAATGGAGACAAATGATATTGCATACCCTTGTAGAGACGCTGAGAGACCGTCTCGGGGGGCCAGTGACTTCCTCCCATTCAGCTGAATCCAGCTCCTGCAAGTGATATGGTTGAAAGAATTTGGGGAGGAAGTGCTGTCTTATCATTACGAGAAGGAAGAACGGCAAGGGGAATAAAATGCCGGCTATGGGGATCCATGTCACACCAAAGCAGAACAGGAAGTATACAAGCTGAAAGAGTGTAAATATGGCAATGTATTTGAATGGCACTGACTCCATAAAGGAAGCATGAACCCCTTCCAAGACCCTGCCAACATGGTTCACATATGAATTAGTAATATGTACGTTTAGTAACTAAAATTCAAAAGTGTTTAACTGACACGGCGGATATAATAGTAGCTCTTATAAAGGGACTTTTTGAAATCCTGAAACACTCAGTGTGCTAAAATTCTTAAAACCTGGGCCTAGTGTGGAACTCATGAGTGTATTCAATCagctgacttttttttttcttcttatatttCATTGAATTCAGTGACTCGATTCTCATTTTGGAAACTACACTCtctggaaaaagaaaatgaactcGCTTCTTTAAACTTTTCATGGTTGCAGGATGCATATCGACAAGATTGAGACTAAATTCTGAAACAAAAATGCTAACGCATCATGCTGCTTATTGGAAGAATATTTACTTACTTGTAACGTCGGCTAGGCGCAATGAAGAGAAATAGCAACCTTTCCCAGAATTGATTCCCCGGGAGACTGTCAATGGCCATGTAAGCAAAGTATCCCCACAAAACTGATGTTGGTATCTTCTTGATGGCTGGCATAGCAAAAACTGATGCTGCTACAAGAAGTGACTGCAACAGATTGCTTACTCTTTGCTCGTTAACCCGGACAGGCAGGAAAGCATCAATGTGCCTCTCAGGATCAAATGCATCTTTTGCATTCTCCCCTTCAtgttcacttttcataactgcTTCCTTCAAGTCTTCAAGCTCTGTAACTACTGAAGTATCCTGCAATCAAAACCATTAAGGACTTAGTGACCTACTTTCATGGAGATTTTATTTTGTTATACTAAAGGTACGTTTTCTCAAGTTTTCGGAGAACTAGAGGCATGAAATATTGTATATTCATGCATATTATAGATAGATGTCATTTGGGGTAAGGTGATGCTAATAAAATTTCAAGCAAAAGATGTTATGATCGAGAGATTTACTGCAGTCGAGTTGTCCATCTCTATGAACACAGCTTGCATATTTCCATAGATTTCAGAATTGCTAGCTTTCTGTTTTATGCTTTCTTTAGCACTCTTTACCATTTTCTTTCGAATCAACTGCATGTATATAAATTAGATTAATTAAGGATCTCATTTAGCTGATTGAATATCAAGAAATTGATCATTTTCATTTAAATATCCTACACTGACCTGCCTCTTAAGAACTGCAAGGCTCTTAGTGTGCATGGGTGCCTGTGGCAGGACACCATTGCAAGGAGGAAGCCCAATCAATCCACAAAGCAGTGTCTGGGACAATTTTCACGAGAGAGCATAAGTTTTAATTATCGTTGCTCAAATCTGACATAACTGAACCTTCATCTTAAATGTTGTTGTGGTACATACCAAAAATCCCAGCAGCAAAATATCATAATGGTATGCAGAAGGTTTCTTTAGATTGAACTCCTTTTGTTGTGCCATTTGTGCAGCAACACTATGGTCAAAAAAGTAGAGACCCGCTACCATCAGAGCAGGAATGAAAGCGGCAAAGATGTATCCAGGAGAAACCTTCCCCATATCctacaacaaaaatgaaaatttttacTTCAAATTGCAGCCATTTCCCAAAACACATGCATAAGCCTTCTTTCATAGAACATTATTTTGAAGTACTGTGTGAAGTCTCATTTTGAAAGCTCAAACAACCAATGACAAAATATAAGGTTACCTTGATTACAGACCAATGGTGTAAAGATTCAGAATCCCATGCTAGAGGGCTATATAGCCTTCTAGGAACTTGTGAGGGAACAATATTGTGTGGTACACTGAATGATATAACAGTCCACAACACTACCATTAGAGGAACCCCGTAATCTGCAATGAAACTTCTGAACCACCCTGGACAACAAATATAACAAATAGTTTCATATTCCAGATTAGAAGCTATCCTAATAATAAGAACCAAGTTTCTCAAATGTTCGTGACAAACCTGTTGCATACCACCATGATCTTGCTTTTCTGGTCTTCAATGAAGTATAGAGGACACCAACAGTAAATATGACCCCCAGCAGTCCATTTGTGTACATTGACTCACGTTGATAAGTCCCCCCATTTGGATCTTCACCTTTCTGTAGTTTGAACTCACTGACTATTCCCTTCCATTGAAACGTCAACCTTGTGTTACTTTACTTTCCATCACATATATCAGGTAAAAATATTAATGATCTTACTTTCTATGTGAGACTGACCTTGATAGCCTCCTGAATGAACAGAACATTTATCAACATGCCAAAAAGTTCCCCTGCAATCCTCGTAAACTTATTGATGATGTCACAAACATTGAATATTGCCAGAAGAATGAGCAAAAGGGATGTCCAGACGCAAACCCTGTACGGTTGAAGTCAATAGAGTGAAAATTCATGCCTTGCATTTGCCTCTGAGAACCTGAATTCGTAATGTTCTCAAACTACAAAGGTTTACTACCATTACCATCCAACCCAAGCTAGAAATAGTTCGCGTCCCAGaccttcctttccttttgcaaaGTCATACAAGTACGTGTACATTATAATAGTCGGTTCTGCAACTCCCAAAATCAATAGAGGTTGCCCACCCAGAATGGAGTGTATTATGCCACAGATAGCTGTAGAAGCCAATGTTTCAACCGTGCTCAAGCTTCCATCTACACAAGAAGTCCAATGAGTTCAAGCACAATTAATGTCTGTTGGTCAATGGATGACGAGAGCAACCGAAGCATTATTCCCCAATTTTAGTGATTTCTACGCCTTATAACTTACAATATGCAGCTATATGCTCAGGATGTGATGTAAAATTGACAAACCTGTATCTCTACTCAGTTGCTCCCCAAATGCTATAACAGGAAGAGCTGAAGCAAAGAAGATGTAGGTAGTTGGGGCCAATATCCTAGCAGAATGAACAGGTAGATAACTTTAaattccaaaaacaaaaaagagggtAAAGTAATTCCAAGGCCTCCATTCCAACTGAACACAGTAAAAGACGAAGAAAATTACCCGATTCCTGAACGAATGCCTCCAATCCAATCTTTCTTGTAGCATGCTGCTCTTCCTCGAATATCGTTTGCGATACCCCTGAATGGGGCTTTGAAGCTCTCCATTTCTGATAAAAAATCCCACTTTCAGAAAAATTTAAGTGAGAGACAGAGACCATTTGCTTAGTATACTAAGCTTTTGTCATGAAAATCACAAACCCAGCTGGCAAAACCCAAAATGTGGGTCTAGTAAGAAGATATATAAAAGAAGGCCGGCATGAAATCAAAGGACCATTTTTCTCTTGATTTCAGTGGTAGTGCCTACAAGAATGTCAACAACTCAGTCGGCAAAACCCAAAATCTTGGTCAAGTAAGTAGTAACATATATAAAAGAAGGCCGCCATGAAAGAAAAGTCTCATTTTTCTCTTGTTTTCATTGGCAGTGCCTTTTAAGAATTCAAACAAAGTTTTCTTTGGCCTGCAGCTACAACGCAATCAGTGGAATAGACTTTTCTCTGCATTGACAAAGTCACAAAGTTCTCCCGCAAAGACCAAACAAAGAGAGAACATGAACAACACAAATCTCTCCCTATTCTCACATTCATGAATCCAACACAAGAATGCGTCAAAACCCAAGATTGCATAAGCCTTGAACAGTCAAAAACTCCACCAGAATCAGAAAAAGCGTCCTATATTACAACCATGCATTCAAGAAACTAAACAAGAACACACAGAAAATACATGCATACACTAATAAGGGTTTACCTACAAGAATTAGTTTGCATTGGAATCttaaacaagaaacaaagatgaCACACCGGAAGAAATGGTAGGCCGAAGAAGTGACCGGCCGGAGTTTTGGCAGGAAAATGGTGCGGAATGTCAATCAGAAAATTGAGGAGGAGTGTCTGAACGTCCGTGTGGTGTATGTGCTTCTTTCACTCAGCGTCGTTTTAGCGTTTTGCTTCTTCACtcgtaataataataataaatgtaTAATCAAGGCGCTTTTATAGACCCACGTCTTCTTCAAAACACCCGCCAGAGATTACTATGCGTATTTATGAACGGATCACATTtggattttggttttgtttctacTCAATTAATATGTTCCTTGTGGGAGATATCAAATCAGCTTTCATGGTGTTAGCTGGAAAAGTAAAAGGAAACAAAGATCCTCTAATTCCCGTGAGCCATTGATTTTACAACTGTGGTTTACATAATCCCGTGAGCCATTTGGAATGTGTATATTTTTGGTTGAATAGTCTATAGGGATTACCGATTAGAGTGTGGAGTGTGACATCTAGGAAGAGAGGAATGCTAGCAACCTTCCTCTCCAACCTTTCCCTTTCTACCTCCACTTATCTTGTGTCATGTGGATTCATTTATGATTACAATATGTATATTTACTATCTTGAAAAACCAACTAATTTCATTCCATGTTTTATCCTTTATTTATGTTTGACCTTATTAAATGTTCTCTATTAATATGAAAAAAAAGTTCTtgactcttttgtttttctaattttttttctaacgTTTTTTTCAATTCTTATATTTCCTAAGTTTTTCAACcaaaatttttctttcatttatttggTCATGTTCCATaatattgagtttttttttttttgacatctttttttatataaaacccacaaaaaacaaaaagaaaaaaatataaaaaaaacaaaatggtaAAGCTCACTGACATGGCAGCTACaaacgtttttttttctttttcgttagaatacatgttttttttttaaaggagtttggaacccagcctaactgggaggctcagccccacgcccggtctcatttattatattaatagtaaaattttgcatcaggggagggggggggggacataacaCCTATACCCCGAGCTACAGATAAACAAtgacaataatcctcgtagagaacatcctgtATAATAGCAGGTGTCTcccctaaccaaacatcatcaactgAACAACTACTAGCAAGATGTGCAAGCCTatttgcaacaccatttgcttcacggtaaatatgtCGGATTCGAATGGATTCGAATGGCTTCACCatttgttagaatacatgttaGATTAGATGATTATataaattttctcttttttttttcttatatatatattctctttgatatatgtatataacaAAAGCAAACGTTCGGctatttttttagtttcaattatgtttttttttattggcaaaaatttgaaatatgttcttaaatatatatgtacatatttcTAATGTAAATACGTACGTAAGCCCACAAGAGTAATATAACTTGTAAATAAAAAGGAttcacaaaaggaaaaaaaaagttgagaaGCTgaaattaattacttaattaaatgCATGTGAAATTAAATAAGAGTAAAGAAGGGAAGTGAAAACTtgtattttaattatttaaattttttagaTAGTGGAATACACATGGCATGCAATGAATGGAGAAGGTAGAAAGGAAAAGATTGGAGAGGAAGATTGCTAGCATTCCTAGAAGGAAGATGAACACTACAATGATACGATTGTCAAATGTATCCACAAATTTCTTCAATTAATGAATATGGATCCTTTTACCTAATTTACTTAAACTTTTACACATGGCTCTTATAAAATTCGATAGTTCACGGTGAATTAAGGTTAAACTTCCTTTACTTTGAGAGGCCTAGCTAGGGTCGCCCTAGGGCGGGCTATAGGGGATGAAAGGTAAAAATAAGTGTAGCTGACTGGGACATGATTGCATGGACTCTCTCCATCATATCTTATGGAATTCCTTTGTCCTGAGTCGATAATTCTCATCATCCCATGTATGGACGGCTGTACACACACGCGCGCCTCACTTCAAGATAAAAATCA encodes the following:
- the LOC133725149 gene encoding boron transporter 4-like, producing MESFKAPFRGIANDIRGRAACYKKDWIGGIRSGIGILAPTTYIFFASALPVIAFGEQLSRDTDGSLSTVETLASTAICGIIHSILGGQPLLILGVAEPTIIMYTYLYDFAKGKEGLGRELFLAWVGWVCVWTSLLLILLAIFNVCDIINKFTRIAGELFGMLINVLFIQEAIKGIVSEFKLQKGEDPNGGTYQRESMYTNGLLGVIFTVGVLYTSLKTRKARSWWYATGWFRSFIADYGVPLMVVLWTVISFSVPHNIVPSQVPRRLYSPLAWDSESLHHWSVIKDMGKVSPGYIFAAFIPALMVAGLYFFDHSVAAQMAQQKEFNLKKPSAYHYDILLLGFLTLLCGLIGLPPCNGVLPQAPMHTKSLAVLKRQLIRKKMVKSAKESIKQKASNSEIYGNMQAVFIEMDNSTADTSVVTELEDLKEAVMKSEHEGENAKDAFDPERHIDAFLPVRVNEQRVSNLLQSLLVAASVFAMPAIKKIPTSVLWGYFAYMAIDSLPGNQFWERLLFLFIAPSRRYKVLEGVHASFMESVPFKYIAIFTLFQLVYFLFCFGVTWIPIAGILFPLPFFLLVMIRQHFLPKFFQPYHLQELDSAEWEEVTGPPRRSLSVSTRELETAIEEGEVEMCDAEILDELTTSRGELKIRASFSEDKRGQIHPQNFGQTE